A portion of the Hoylesella buccalis ATCC 35310 genome contains these proteins:
- a CDS encoding FKBP-type peptidyl-prolyl cis-trans isomerase, whose product MKKLTFVAAMAIAAATFTGCGNSTPKANLKTDVDTLSYAIGLAQTQGLKEYLIGRMNIDTTYMDQFIKGLNEGANAGDDKGRAAYYAGIQIGQQISNQMITGINQEVFGSDSTKTISLKNFMAGFITGTTGKKGLMTIEEAGQVAQTKMSEIRAKVMEKEYGPNKAAGEKFLAENKKKDGVKTLPSGVQYKVIKVGNGAMPADTSMVKVHYEGKTLDGKVFDSSYKNGQPVSLRANQVIKGWTEALVHMPVGSVWEVYIPQELAYGEREQGQIKPFSALIFKIELISIEK is encoded by the coding sequence ATGAAAAAACTTACATTCGTAGCCGCAATGGCTATCGCTGCTGCAACATTTACTGGTTGCGGCAACTCAACACCCAAGGCAAACCTCAAGACAGACGTGGATACATTGAGCTATGCCATCGGATTGGCACAGACTCAAGGACTCAAAGAGTATCTCATTGGCCGCATGAACATCGACACAACCTACATGGATCAGTTCATCAAGGGATTGAACGAAGGTGCTAATGCCGGAGATGACAAAGGCCGTGCCGCTTACTATGCAGGTATCCAGATTGGTCAACAAATCAGCAATCAGATGATTACCGGTATCAACCAAGAGGTATTTGGCAGCGATTCAACCAAGACCATCTCACTGAAGAACTTCATGGCAGGCTTCATCACTGGTACAACAGGCAAGAAAGGCCTCATGACCATCGAAGAGGCTGGACAGGTAGCACAGACCAAGATGAGCGAAATCAGAGCCAAAGTCATGGAAAAGGAATATGGCCCTAACAAGGCAGCTGGTGAGAAATTCCTCGCTGAGAACAAGAAGAAAGATGGCGTGAAGACATTGCCAAGCGGTGTACAATACAAGGTTATCAAGGTTGGCAACGGTGCCATGCCGGCAGATACATCCATGGTGAAGGTGCATTATGAAGGCAAGACCCTCGATGGAAAAGTGTTTGACAGCTCTTATAAGAATGGACAGCCTGTTTCCTTGCGTGCCAATCAGGTCATTAAGGGATGGACAGAAGCTCTCGTTCACATGCCTGTAGGCTCTGTATGGGAAGTTTATATTCCACAAGAGTTGGCTTACGGCGAGCGTGAACAGGGTCAGATTAAGCCTTTCTCCGCCTTGATTTTCAAGATTGAATTAATCAGCATCGAGAAGTAA
- a CDS encoding M28 family peptidase: MKKKQIIMVTIMGIVLAGAVALGWQATKGASSDMSNEDETALAQQPVGPAFNADSAYAYVQAQCDFGPRTMNSEAHEQCANWIIRKFQQFGCDVTTQKTDVKGYDGTKLHATNIIAKYKPEATKRILLCAHWDSRPWADNDPDSANWRKPVMAANDGASGIAVMLELARLLQNDTTLTYGIDFVCFDAEDWGTPQWEKQSGGEDSWALGAQYWAKNASHHNRPEYGILLDMVGGQGAKFYQELASKQYAPNIVEKVWAAAEAAGYGSYFPRQDGGYITDDHIPVNEHAKIPTIDIIPFYPDCPQSSFGPTWHTIHDTMEHIDKNTLKAVGQTMVQVLFSEE, translated from the coding sequence ATGAAGAAAAAACAAATCATCATGGTGACAATAATGGGTATTGTTCTGGCCGGAGCCGTGGCTTTGGGCTGGCAAGCCACGAAAGGAGCCTCGTCAGACATGAGCAACGAGGATGAAACAGCCTTGGCACAGCAGCCGGTGGGACCAGCATTCAACGCCGACTCGGCTTACGCTTACGTCCAAGCGCAATGCGACTTTGGCCCGCGTACCATGAATAGCGAGGCGCACGAGCAATGTGCCAATTGGATTATCCGTAAATTCCAACAGTTTGGATGCGATGTGACCACACAAAAAACAGATGTGAAAGGATATGACGGCACCAAGCTGCATGCCACCAACATCATAGCCAAATACAAACCAGAGGCCACCAAACGCATCTTGCTCTGCGCCCATTGGGACAGTCGTCCGTGGGCAGACAACGACCCAGACAGTGCCAATTGGCGCAAACCTGTGATGGCTGCCAACGATGGCGCCAGTGGAATTGCCGTAATGTTGGAGCTGGCTCGGCTGCTTCAAAACGACACCACCCTGACCTATGGCATCGACTTCGTATGCTTTGATGCCGAAGATTGGGGCACCCCACAATGGGAAAAACAGTCAGGCGGCGAAGACTCTTGGGCCTTGGGCGCACAATATTGGGCGAAAAACGCATCACACCACAATCGCCCCGAATACGGCATATTGTTGGACATGGTAGGCGGACAAGGGGCTAAATTCTATCAAGAGTTGGCCTCTAAGCAATATGCACCCAACATTGTGGAGAAGGTTTGGGCGGCAGCCGAAGCGGCAGGCTATGGCAGTTACTTTCCCAGACAGGACGGAGGTTACATCACGGACGACCACATCCCCGTGAACGAGCACGCCAAAATACCAACCATCGACATCATTCCCTTTTACCCCGACTGCCCACAAAGCAGTTTCGGTCCCACCTGGCACACCATTCACGACACGATGGAGCATATCGACAAAAACACACTCAAGGCCGTTGGACAGACCATGGTGCAGGTGCTGTTCAGCGAAGAATGA
- a CDS encoding FKBP-type peptidyl-prolyl cis-trans isomerase — protein MDKVSYALGLGIGQQLSDMGAQSLNIDDFSQAIKDVIAGAKPKIDNQEAQTLVQNFFQEQEKKQRAAAEEKGKVAKEAGETYLAENAKKDGVVTLPSGLQYVVLKEGNGKKPKATDQVTCHYEGMLHDGTLFDSSIQRGEPATFALNQVIAGWTEGLQLMQEGAKYRFFIPYHLGYGERGAGNAIPPYSALVFDVELIKVI, from the coding sequence ATGGACAAAGTAAGCTACGCTTTGGGGCTTGGCATTGGTCAACAATTGTCTGATATGGGCGCCCAGAGTTTGAATATCGATGATTTTTCACAAGCCATCAAAGACGTAATCGCTGGTGCAAAGCCAAAAATAGACAATCAAGAAGCACAGACATTGGTGCAGAATTTCTTCCAAGAACAAGAGAAGAAGCAACGCGCAGCTGCCGAAGAGAAAGGCAAAGTGGCCAAGGAGGCTGGCGAAACCTACCTGGCTGAGAATGCAAAAAAGGATGGTGTGGTGACGCTTCCCAGCGGTTTGCAATACGTAGTACTGAAAGAAGGCAACGGCAAAAAGCCGAAAGCGACCGATCAGGTGACATGCCATTACGAAGGAATGCTGCATGATGGTACGCTCTTTGACAGCAGTATTCAACGAGGCGAGCCTGCAACATTCGCTTTAAACCAAGTTATCGCCGGTTGGACCGAAGGCCTTCAACTGATGCAGGAAGGTGCCAAGTATCGCTTTTTCATCCCTTATCACCTCGGATATGGTGAGCGGGGAGCAGGCAATGCCATCCCCCCATACTCGGCATTGGTATTCGATGTAGAGCTTATAAAAGTAATTTAA
- a CDS encoding FKBP-type peptidyl-prolyl cis-trans isomerase, with the protein MKKILLLSVLFLSVASVSMAALGKEKDKKQKTQTTVKPLLTPQDSLSYAAGLAATNGLMPFLQQEYEMEPAQIAEFVAGFQEALKQIDSPQFKARHAGAAIARMVKNRILPQTTNDFKGTPNAIDAEIFNQGFLAGVQNDTTVYSVEKASELFQERRTQVKKEKESAYIAANTAWLKQNATQPGVKTTASGLQYKVITEGKGEIPQKDDKVTVKYEGKTIDGNVFDSSYKRNPQTTSFRCNQVIKGWTEALTMMPVGSKWEIYIPQELAYGERQAGQIQPYSTLIFTVELVSIEKASDASKK; encoded by the coding sequence ATGAAAAAGATTTTGTTACTTTCAGTGTTGTTCTTATCGGTTGCATCGGTCAGCATGGCCGCATTAGGCAAAGAGAAGGACAAGAAGCAGAAGACTCAGACAACCGTTAAGCCACTGCTTACACCACAAGATTCCTTGAGTTACGCGGCAGGATTGGCCGCAACCAATGGTTTGATGCCTTTCTTGCAGCAGGAATACGAGATGGAACCGGCACAGATTGCCGAATTTGTCGCAGGCTTTCAGGAGGCATTAAAGCAGATTGATTCGCCTCAATTCAAGGCTCGTCATGCAGGTGCTGCCATCGCCAGGATGGTAAAAAATCGTATTTTGCCGCAGACCACCAACGACTTCAAGGGAACGCCCAACGCTATTGATGCCGAAATCTTCAATCAAGGTTTCCTCGCCGGCGTACAGAATGACACGACTGTTTATTCGGTTGAAAAGGCGAGTGAACTGTTTCAAGAGCGCAGAACCCAAGTGAAGAAAGAGAAAGAATCGGCATACATCGCAGCCAACACAGCCTGGTTGAAGCAAAATGCCACACAGCCAGGTGTGAAAACAACTGCCAGCGGACTGCAATACAAGGTGATTACCGAAGGAAAGGGCGAGATTCCACAAAAGGATGACAAGGTAACTGTGAAATATGAGGGCAAGACCATCGACGGAAACGTGTTCGATAGTTCGTACAAGCGCAATCCACAAACCACCTCATTCCGTTGCAATCAGGTCATCAAGGGATGGACAGAGGCCCTCACCATGATGCCGGTAGGTAGCAAATGGGAAATCTACATCCCGCAAGAGTTGGCCTACGGAGAGCGTCAGGCCGGACAGATTCAACCCTACTCTACCCTGATTTTCACCGTTGAACTGGTCAGTATCGAGAAGGCATCTGATGCCTCGAAGAAGTAA
- a CDS encoding membrane dipeptidase, whose amino-acid sequence MKQFDLNSHLNQIHSSYPAAHHRPLIGITTNYVDGDATLRNRYYKQVVDAGGTPMLIPPVSDPEVIINTLENIDGLLLTGGGDHNPLWAGEEPQKELHGINATRDLPELLITRLAFNRQIPMFGICRGMQTLAFALGGRVAQDINATLKHSQEADKSEPTHSVILSPESMIRDIYDSEHIFVNSFHHQAVSDTGPHFQATASSPDGIIEAMESTEHKSILGVQWHPEWLGDEGQKLFKWLVNRAGEFSMAKSLHHRHLILDTHCDTPMFFPQGIHFEQRDCRILVDLHKMTEGRQDAVIMVAYLPQNKPDKAFTDIAPFPVEGPKAYADLIFDKIEDIVQANHSYLALARNPEQLYQNKRQGKKSIVLGIENGLALEDDIRNVQHFANRGVTYITLCHNGDNDICDSARRSQNTHHGVSDFGEKVIKEMNDCGLMVDLSHGGEQSFYDALDISRVPIVCSHSNCKALCDVPRNLTDDQLRALAKAGGVAHTTFYHGFLRSDGATASIIDGINHLEHAIQIMGIDHVGIGTDFDGDGGVPGMANSSELINFTIQLLRRRYSEEDIAKIWGGNWLRVMRQVQEGKVK is encoded by the coding sequence ATGAAACAGTTTGACCTCAACTCCCACCTCAACCAAATTCACTCCTCCTACCCTGCCGCCCATCACCGTCCCTTGATAGGCATTACCACCAATTATGTAGATGGCGACGCCACGTTGCGCAATCGTTACTACAAGCAAGTGGTCGATGCCGGAGGCACACCCATGCTCATACCTCCCGTCAGCGACCCCGAGGTAATCATCAACACCCTGGAAAACATTGACGGACTGCTGCTCACTGGCGGTGGCGACCACAATCCCTTGTGGGCTGGAGAGGAACCCCAAAAAGAGCTGCATGGCATCAATGCTACGCGCGACTTGCCCGAACTGCTCATCACACGTCTGGCTTTTAACCGGCAAATCCCCATGTTTGGCATTTGCAGGGGCATGCAGACACTGGCCTTCGCCTTAGGCGGAAGGGTTGCACAAGACATCAACGCCACCCTTAAGCATTCGCAAGAAGCTGACAAAAGTGAACCCACACACAGCGTCATCCTCTCGCCCGAGAGCATGATACGCGACATTTATGACTCAGAACATATATTCGTCAACTCGTTCCACCATCAAGCTGTCAGCGACACCGGCCCGCACTTCCAGGCAACAGCCAGCTCGCCGGATGGCATCATCGAGGCCATGGAGAGCACGGAACACAAGTCTATCTTAGGCGTGCAGTGGCATCCAGAGTGGTTAGGTGATGAGGGACAAAAGCTTTTCAAATGGCTTGTCAACCGCGCCGGCGAGTTTTCAATGGCCAAATCGCTACACCACCGCCACCTTATCCTTGACACCCATTGCGACACACCGATGTTCTTTCCGCAAGGAATTCATTTCGAACAGCGCGACTGTCGCATCCTCGTCGACCTGCACAAGATGACCGAAGGGCGACAAGACGCCGTCATCATGGTGGCTTACCTCCCCCAAAACAAACCCGACAAAGCGTTTACAGACATCGCACCCTTCCCCGTTGAAGGACCAAAAGCCTACGCCGACCTTATTTTCGACAAGATAGAAGACATCGTGCAGGCCAACCATTCTTACCTTGCCTTGGCACGCAATCCCGAACAACTGTATCAAAACAAGCGACAAGGCAAAAAGAGTATCGTACTTGGCATTGAGAACGGATTGGCCCTTGAGGACGACATTCGTAACGTGCAGCATTTCGCCAACCGCGGCGTTACCTACATCACGCTCTGCCACAACGGCGACAACGACATCTGCGACAGTGCGCGCAGAAGCCAGAACACCCATCACGGCGTGTCCGATTTTGGCGAGAAGGTCATCAAAGAGATGAACGATTGCGGCCTGATGGTTGACCTCTCACACGGGGGCGAACAAAGTTTTTACGACGCATTGGACATCAGTAGGGTTCCCATTGTATGCAGCCACAGCAACTGCAAGGCGCTCTGCGACGTGCCACGCAACCTCACCGATGACCAACTTCGCGCCTTAGCCAAGGCTGGAGGCGTGGCTCACACCACGTTCTACCATGGCTTTTTACGGTCAGACGGTGCAACAGCCAGCATCATCGACGGCATCAACCACCTCGAACACGCCATCCAAATCATGGGCATCGACCATGTTGGCATCGGAACCGACTTTGATGGCGACGGCGGCGTGCCAGGCATGGCCAATTCGTCCGAGCTCATCAACTTCACCATCCAGTTGCTTCGTCGCCGATACAGCGAAGAAGACATCGCCAAGATATGGGGTGGCAACTGGCTCAGGGTGATGCGTCAGGTACAAGAGGGCAAGGTGAAATAA
- a CDS encoding DUF4294 domain-containing protein, which translates to MLFAGLQTYAQNNNRTQPTPPEERQVDMDSPTFEPMVKVGKVLHGKDSIPYMEFGNVYVYPEPVFKSARQRAVYNRLVRNVKLVLPIAKEVNRIIIETGDYLQTLPNKQARDEHMKLVEKGIRDEYTPRMKKLNYQQGKLLIKLVYRECDSSSYQLIQAFMGPIRAGFWQAFAWAFGASLMKKYDAEGVDRLTERVVLQVEAGQL; encoded by the coding sequence ATGCTGTTTGCGGGTTTGCAAACGTATGCGCAGAACAACAATCGCACCCAGCCAACCCCGCCGGAAGAGCGACAGGTTGACATGGACAGTCCCACTTTCGAACCGATGGTGAAGGTGGGTAAGGTGCTGCATGGCAAAGATTCCATCCCTTACATGGAGTTTGGTAACGTCTACGTTTACCCAGAACCGGTTTTCAAGAGTGCCCGTCAGCGTGCGGTTTACAACCGATTGGTGCGCAATGTGAAGCTGGTGTTGCCCATAGCCAAAGAGGTGAACCGCATTATCATCGAGACTGGCGACTACTTACAGACGCTTCCCAACAAGCAAGCACGCGACGAACACATGAAATTGGTGGAGAAAGGCATACGCGATGAGTACACGCCTCGTATGAAAAAACTGAATTACCAGCAAGGAAAGTTGCTCATCAAACTGGTGTATCGCGAGTGCGATTCGTCATCTTATCAGCTCATACAGGCCTTCATGGGGCCTATACGAGCCGGATTTTGGCAAGCTTTTGCCTGGGCCTTCGGTGCCAGTTTGATGAAAAAATATGATGCCGAGGGTGTTGACCGGCTCACCGAACGCGTGGTGTTACAGGTAGAAGCCGGACAACTCTGA
- a CDS encoding Lrp/AsnC family transcriptional regulator: MARDTDKIDKLDRKILSILSTNARIPFKDVATQCGVSRAAIHQRVQHLVEKGIITGSGFYVNPKSLGYSTCTYVGLNLERGSMYKKVVEQLQEIPEIIECHFTTGPYTMMIKLYARDNEQLMDLLNNRMQTIPGVVSTETLISLEQSIKREIPANVDEE, translated from the coding sequence ATGGCAAGAGACACAGACAAGATTGACAAGTTGGACAGGAAAATCTTAAGTATTTTATCAACTAACGCACGTATTCCCTTCAAGGATGTAGCCACACAATGCGGCGTTTCGCGTGCAGCCATCCATCAACGCGTACAACATCTGGTGGAAAAAGGCATCATCACGGGCAGCGGATTCTATGTCAATCCGAAAAGCCTGGGTTATTCTACCTGCACATACGTAGGTCTAAACCTCGAACGCGGCAGCATGTACAAGAAGGTTGTCGAACAACTTCAGGAGATTCCCGAAATCATTGAGTGCCATTTCACCACTGGTCCTTACACCATGATGATTAAACTTTATGCACGCGATAACGAACAACTCATGGACTTGCTCAACAACCGTATGCAAACCATTCCAGGCGTTGTCAGCACCGAAACCTTGATTTCGCTTGAGCAGAGCATCAAACGTGAAATACCTGCAAATGTAGACGAGGAATGA
- a CDS encoding SIR2 family NAD-dependent protein deacylase encodes MKKIVFLTGAGMSVESGFKTFRGSDGLWENYPVEQVATHEGWVADPTLVTNFYNMLRKKLYAAKPNEGHRLIQQLEEAYDVTVITQNVDNLHERAGSSRVIHLHGELAKVCSSRDPYNEAYIRELPQENCTVEPGTKAEDGSLLRPFIVFFGESVPMISVAAEYAREADIFVIIGTSLNVYPAAGLVQYTKPDCPIYLIDPETVHTSGIRHLKHIQKGASEGMKELMKVLDTNQ; translated from the coding sequence ATGAAGAAGATTGTATTTCTGACAGGTGCCGGTATGTCGGTAGAAAGTGGATTCAAAACATTTAGAGGAAGTGACGGATTATGGGAAAACTATCCCGTTGAGCAGGTGGCGACGCATGAGGGTTGGGTAGCCGATCCAACGCTTGTGACCAACTTTTACAACATGCTTCGAAAGAAACTCTATGCGGCAAAGCCCAATGAAGGTCACCGATTGATTCAGCAACTCGAAGAGGCATACGACGTAACCGTCATCACTCAGAATGTTGACAATCTGCATGAGCGGGCTGGTTCGTCGAGAGTAATCCATCTACATGGCGAACTGGCCAAGGTATGTTCCAGTCGTGATCCTTACAATGAGGCCTACATCCGCGAATTGCCCCAAGAGAATTGTACCGTAGAACCTGGGACCAAGGCTGAAGATGGGTCGCTCTTGCGCCCATTCATCGTTTTCTTTGGCGAGAGTGTGCCCATGATTTCTGTCGCAGCTGAATACGCTCGTGAAGCTGATATCTTTGTCATCATCGGAACGTCGCTCAATGTTTATCCCGCTGCGGGATTGGTTCAATATACCAAACCCGATTGTCCCATCTATCTTATCGACCCCGAAACGGTGCATACCAGTGGCATCCGTCATCTCAAGCACATACAGAAAGGTGCCAGTGAGGGGATGAAAGAACTCATGAAGGTCTTGGACACCAACCAATAA
- a CDS encoding DUF1893 domain-containing protein produces MLMMNELIDKLHIEQCSLVLLHEGNIRTFEGRGVRMLYNLLNDEPESLFKSKVAIKAVGKTAAKAMVDGGVTEVYADVISEEAHNRLKDAGIKVDYDKKVNHHRFLEIWKQMGEIKD; encoded by the coding sequence ATGCTTATGATGAACGAATTAATTGATAAGCTGCACATAGAGCAATGCTCATTGGTGCTGCTGCACGAAGGAAACATTCGCACGTTTGAAGGTAGGGGAGTGCGAATGCTCTACAATCTGCTGAACGATGAACCCGAATCGCTTTTTAAGTCGAAAGTAGCCATTAAGGCAGTTGGTAAGACCGCCGCCAAGGCCATGGTAGATGGTGGTGTAACCGAAGTCTACGCTGATGTGATAAGCGAAGAGGCGCATAATAGGCTCAAAGACGCTGGCATAAAGGTGGATTACGATAAGAAAGTAAACCACCACCGCTTCTTGGAAATATGGAAGCAGATGGGCGAAATTAAAGATTGA
- a CDS encoding 2-oxoacid:acceptor oxidoreductase subunit alpha, producing MESEGLRVKELEHVVIRFSGDSGDGMQLAGNIFSTISATVGNDISTFPDYPADIRAPQGSLTGVSGYQVHIGESRVYTPGDQCDVLVAMNAAALKTQLKFAKPTATIIVDTDNCKAADLQKAEITSEDYLGELGIDPDRVVECPITTLVKECLKDSGMDNKSILKCRNMFALGMVCWLFNRDLSLVDKFLEKKFSKKPEIYQANKKVVEAGYNYGENTHSSVPSTYRIETRHKVPGRYMDITGNKATAYGLMAAAEKAGVTLFLGSYPITPASDILHELAKHKSMGVITMQCEDEISGCATAIGAAFAGALGVTSTSGPGVCLKSEGMNLAVMDELPLVLIDVQRGGPSTGLPTKTEQGDLLQVLYGRNGESPMPVIAPTSPVNCFDAAYMACKIAMEHMTPVVVLSDAYIANGSGAWPIPEIKDLPSITPHRVTEEMKDKYTPYMRDEKTMARYWAVPGQEGYAHIIGGLEKDSATGQISNDPENHHQMVCNRAEKVARIPVPDLHVSGDVDGAELLIVGFGGTYGHLYTAMEELLEQGKKVALAHFEFINPLPANAIEVLKRYPKVVVAEQNMGQFATYLRSKVDGFVPYQYNEVKGQPFVVAKLVDAFTKILEDRK from the coding sequence ATGGAATCAGAAGGTTTACGGGTTAAAGAACTCGAACATGTAGTCATTCGGTTTTCCGGTGATTCGGGAGACGGAATGCAGCTTGCAGGGAACATCTTCTCTACTATTTCAGCCACGGTAGGTAATGACATATCTACCTTTCCTGATTATCCGGCAGACATTCGTGCTCCGCAAGGTTCACTGACAGGCGTCAGTGGTTATCAAGTACACATTGGTGAATCGCGCGTTTACACACCTGGTGACCAGTGTGACGTGTTGGTTGCCATGAATGCAGCAGCCTTGAAAACGCAGTTAAAGTTTGCCAAGCCTACGGCGACCATCATCGTCGACACCGACAATTGCAAGGCAGCCGATTTGCAGAAGGCCGAAATTACCAGCGAGGATTACCTGGGTGAGCTGGGTATTGATCCCGACCGTGTGGTAGAATGCCCTATAACGACACTGGTCAAGGAGTGTCTGAAGGACTCAGGAATGGACAACAAGTCTATCTTGAAGTGTCGCAACATGTTTGCACTGGGCATGGTTTGCTGGCTGTTTAATCGTGACTTGTCGTTGGTAGACAAGTTCTTGGAAAAGAAGTTCAGTAAGAAGCCCGAGATATATCAAGCCAATAAGAAAGTTGTTGAGGCGGGTTACAATTATGGAGAGAACACCCACTCCAGCGTACCATCGACTTATCGCATCGAAACACGTCATAAAGTACCTGGTAGATACATGGATATCACAGGTAACAAGGCAACGGCCTACGGACTGATGGCTGCTGCTGAGAAGGCTGGCGTGACGCTGTTCCTTGGCTCATACCCCATCACACCGGCTTCAGACATCTTGCATGAACTGGCCAAACACAAATCAATGGGCGTGATTACCATGCAGTGTGAAGACGAAATATCGGGTTGCGCCACAGCCATTGGTGCTGCTTTCGCTGGCGCACTGGGCGTTACATCCACTTCGGGACCTGGCGTTTGCTTAAAGTCTGAGGGCATGAATCTGGCCGTGATGGACGAATTACCCTTGGTGTTGATTGACGTTCAGCGTGGTGGTCCATCGACCGGACTTCCCACCAAGACTGAACAGGGCGATCTCTTGCAGGTGCTTTACGGCCGTAACGGTGAGTCACCCATGCCGGTGATTGCACCAACCAGCCCTGTAAACTGCTTCGACGCAGCCTACATGGCTTGCAAAATCGCCATGGAACACATGACGCCCGTCGTGGTCTTGAGCGATGCTTACATTGCCAATGGGTCTGGAGCATGGCCCATACCCGAAATAAAAGATCTGCCAAGCATCACTCCGCACCGTGTTACGGAAGAGATGAAAGACAAATACACGCCATATATGCGCGATGAAAAGACGATGGCTCGCTATTGGGCTGTGCCGGGTCAAGAGGGTTATGCGCACATCATTGGCGGATTGGAGAAAGACTCGGCCACTGGACAAATATCCAATGATCCCGAAAACCACCATCAGATGGTGTGCAATAGGGCTGAGAAAGTGGCTCGTATTCCTGTCCCTGACCTGCATGTTTCGGGTGATGTGGATGGCGCCGAGTTGCTGATTGTAGGCTTCGGTGGTACCTATGGACACCTGTATACGGCGATGGAAGAGCTCTTGGAGCAAGGTAAGAAAGTGGCTTTGGCTCACTTTGAGTTCATCAATCCGTTGCCAGCCAACGCCATTGAGGTGCTGAAACGCTATCCTAAAGTGGTGGTTGCCGAGCAGAACATGGGACAATTTGCCACCTATCTCCGCTCGAAAGTCGACGGATTTGTTCCATATCAGTATAACGAAGTAAAGGGACAGCCATTCGTAGTGGCTAAGTTGGTAGATGCATTTACAAAAATATTGGAG